A stretch of Christensenellaceae bacterium DNA encodes these proteins:
- a CDS encoding ABC transporter ATP-binding protein, with translation MMLLKCEQVTRKYSRGEKNFFTAVNKADFSIEAGDFVSIIGKSGSGKSTLLNMISGLLRPTSGRILLNDKEFWTEDEKQMAYVRNTSLGYIPQGLSLLANLTALDNVRLPYFLHKREGDGTARAEMLLEKVGLKGRGGSYPSQLSGGEMKRVAIARALMNEPLLLLADEPTADIDEETTREVMELFTEIRAEGSTILMATHELENVAYGNRVFRMSGGNLSEASIQDYQK, from the coding sequence ATGATGTTATTGAAATGTGAGCAGGTCACCAGAAAATACAGCCGTGGCGAAAAAAACTTTTTTACAGCCGTAAATAAGGCCGACTTTTCCATTGAGGCGGGCGATTTTGTCAGCATCATCGGAAAATCCGGCAGTGGAAAATCCACTCTCCTCAATATGATTTCCGGACTTTTGCGCCCCACGTCCGGCCGTATCCTGCTGAATGACAAGGAATTTTGGACGGAGGACGAAAAGCAAATGGCGTATGTCCGCAATACCAGCCTCGGTTATATCCCGCAGGGCCTGAGCCTTCTTGCAAATTTGACCGCCCTTGATAATGTCCGCCTGCCTTATTTCTTGCACAAACGCGAGGGCGACGGCACGGCACGGGCGGAAATGTTGCTTGAGAAAGTCGGCCTTAAGGGACGGGGAGGCAGTTATCCATCCCAACTTTCCGGCGGTGAAATGAAACGCGTCGCTATCGCGCGCGCGCTGATGAACGAACCGCTTTTGCTGCTCGCGGACGAACCCACGGCAGATATTGACGAGGAGACCACACGCGAGGTGATGGAGCTTTTCACGGAAATCCGCGCGGAAGGCAGCACCATATTAATGGCTACGCACGAGCTTGAGAACGTGGCATACGGCAACCGCGTGTTCCGTATGTCCGGCGGGAATCTTTCCGAAGCTTCGATACAAGACTATCAGAAATAA
- the pflF_1 gene encoding glycyl radical enzyme, translating to MKDVMQQCLALLDDKIKLTPRVKDLREIFFSRDLSVCPERAVLITKSYQETEGQPMVIRRAKALDKILSEMTIYVKDGDLLVGNMASVPRGAPVFPEFAVDWVENELNGDPYFFDKRPGDAYQITEEAKEILLRDVIPYWKGKTHEDRVKSLLPEETRVACKEVKAIDEDWVMVSGDGHTIPDYQKVIRIGLEGVIEQAQQKLDSLDISDPDDLQKRPFLEAVIIANKAVLKFAARYAAKLKEMAANEKDAQRKAELEEMARICKTVPAKPATTFYEAVQSMFFVNIPIQVESNGHSISFGRVDQCLYPFFIKDIEEGRMTVEKAYEIMCCMWLKVTEFSKLRPWADTVAFVGNPLFQNLTIGGQTFNGQDAVNELSYLALACTKKLSMIQPSLTVRVFNGTPDRFIREAAKVVRKVGSLPAFFNDEVIIPSMLNIGYSYEDAVDYGMVGCVEQAPQGKIGGRFGAGFPNFAKWVELALNGGKDPRTGITCCAQDKDLTTFESFDEVMDAFYAQLRYFLKHHVTAGNVVDISWGEMTPNPFLSSMIEGCIERGKEIKEGGAKYDFTGGQNVGMISAANALATVKKMVFDEKLLSAQQLKHALDTNFEDQTTQPSGEVIRQMLLNADSKFGNDNDEPDGIAAEIMRYFSEHEMKYKNTRYGKGPIGGFFIPSTATVSAHVGAGEFVGATADGRKAGEPVTEGTSAYRSTDRKGPTALMNSYSKLPSVLMPGGQLFNLKITPTSVQTEEGLDHWVALIRTLFEKKGMQIQFNIVSAETLHQAQDAPDNYRDLIVRVAGFSSYFVSLCPQVQEDIIARTEHVL from the coding sequence ATGAAAGATGTAATGCAGCAGTGCCTTGCGCTGCTCGATGACAAGATTAAGCTCACGCCACGCGTAAAAGACTTAAGGGAGATATTTTTCTCGCGCGATTTATCGGTATGTCCGGAGCGGGCTGTACTGATTACAAAGTCCTACCAGGAGACGGAAGGACAGCCGATGGTTATCCGGCGTGCAAAGGCGCTCGATAAAATTCTGTCTGAAATGACGATCTATGTCAAGGACGGAGATCTTTTGGTGGGCAACATGGCGTCCGTGCCCCGCGGCGCGCCGGTATTTCCGGAATTCGCGGTGGACTGGGTAGAAAATGAATTGAACGGGGATCCGTATTTCTTTGACAAACGCCCGGGCGACGCATATCAGATCACGGAAGAAGCAAAAGAAATATTGCTGCGCGACGTGATCCCCTATTGGAAAGGGAAAACGCACGAAGACAGAGTGAAATCCCTGCTGCCTGAAGAAACCAGGGTGGCATGTAAGGAAGTCAAGGCAATCGACGAGGACTGGGTAATGGTGAGCGGGGACGGACATACCATTCCCGATTACCAGAAAGTTATTCGCATAGGGCTGGAAGGCGTCATCGAGCAGGCGCAGCAGAAATTGGATTCCCTTGATATTTCGGATCCGGACGATCTGCAAAAGCGGCCGTTCCTCGAAGCGGTTATCATCGCGAACAAAGCGGTGCTTAAGTTTGCGGCGCGGTATGCCGCCAAGCTTAAGGAAATGGCAGCAAATGAAAAAGACGCGCAGCGCAAGGCGGAGCTTGAGGAGATGGCGCGTATCTGTAAGACGGTTCCGGCGAAACCGGCGACTACTTTCTATGAAGCGGTACAGTCCATGTTTTTCGTAAATATTCCGATACAGGTGGAAAGCAACGGCCATTCGATCTCTTTTGGCCGCGTGGACCAGTGTCTGTATCCTTTCTTCATCAAAGATATTGAGGAAGGACGGATGACGGTTGAAAAAGCTTATGAAATTATGTGCTGCATGTGGCTGAAAGTAACGGAGTTTTCTAAGCTGCGTCCGTGGGCGGATACAGTCGCCTTTGTGGGCAATCCCCTGTTCCAGAACTTGACCATCGGCGGACAGACATTTAACGGACAAGACGCGGTAAACGAGCTTTCCTACCTTGCCCTAGCGTGCACAAAGAAACTATCCATGATTCAGCCTTCCCTGACGGTACGCGTGTTCAATGGTACGCCTGACCGTTTTATCCGCGAGGCGGCGAAAGTAGTCCGTAAGGTGGGAAGCCTGCCGGCGTTCTTTAATGATGAAGTGATTATTCCCTCTATGCTCAACATCGGCTATTCCTATGAGGATGCTGTAGATTACGGCATGGTGGGCTGCGTGGAACAGGCGCCGCAAGGAAAGATCGGCGGACGTTTCGGTGCAGGATTCCCCAATTTTGCCAAGTGGGTGGAACTGGCATTAAACGGCGGCAAGGACCCGCGTACAGGCATTACCTGCTGCGCGCAGGATAAGGACCTCACAACCTTTGAATCGTTTGATGAAGTCATGGATGCGTTTTATGCGCAGCTTCGGTATTTCCTGAAGCACCATGTAACTGCGGGCAACGTAGTGGATATTTCGTGGGGCGAGATGACGCCCAATCCGTTCCTGTCGTCCATGATCGAGGGCTGCATCGAGCGCGGCAAGGAGATCAAGGAGGGCGGCGCAAAATATGACTTCACAGGCGGACAGAACGTAGGTATGATATCTGCGGCCAACGCGCTTGCTACAGTCAAAAAGATGGTGTTTGATGAAAAGCTGCTCAGCGCGCAGCAATTAAAGCATGCGCTAGATACCAACTTTGAGGACCAGACGACGCAGCCGTCCGGTGAAGTGATCCGTCAGATGCTGCTCAATGCGGACAGTAAATTCGGCAACGACAACGACGAGCCGGATGGGATTGCCGCAGAGATCATGAGATACTTCTCGGAGCACGAGATGAAATACAAAAATACACGTTATGGCAAGGGGCCGATCGGCGGATTCTTTATTCCGTCCACGGCTACTGTATCGGCGCACGTGGGCGCAGGCGAATTCGTGGGGGCGACGGCAGACGGCCGCAAAGCGGGCGAACCGGTTACGGAGGGCACTTCGGCGTACCGCTCGACAGACCGCAAAGGCCCGACGGCGCTGATGAACTCGTATTCCAAGCTTCCAAGCGTGCTGATGCCTGGCGGCCAGTTGTTCAACCTGAAAATCACGCCTACCTCGGTACAGACGGAGGAAGGCCTCGATCATTGGGTGGCGCTCATCCGTACATTGTTTGAAAAGAAAGGGATGCAGATTCAGTTTAATATTGTTTCGGCAGAGACGTTGCACCAGGCGCAGGATGCGCCCGACAATTACCGCGACCTGATTGTGCGTGTAGCGGGTTTCAGCAGCTATTTTGTAAGCTTGTGCCCGCAGGTGCAGGAAGACATTATTGCAAGGACGGAGCACGTCCTGTAA
- a CDS encoding glycyl-radical enzyme activating protein, producing MSDRAKVFNIQRFSTHDGPGIRTVVFLKGCPLRCEWCSNPESQPLTASIFFHEDKCIGCGMCMKACPKNISVGMQGRDERCIHCGLCAKACPAQALELMGEEMTIPEIMAEIDSDASYYRNSGGGVTISGGEALMHPDFVCELADAVKEAGYHLALETTGFANWFIANRVFQKFDLLLYDIKHLDDEKHKQHTGVSNKLILENARLAAKAGYPMVFRVPLIGGVNADEENITALRDFARECGVKEVHFLPYHALGESKYRQLGGEYTCTAYRPEQEVIDKLAEILEDAGISVNVGG from the coding sequence ATGAGTGATCGAGCAAAAGTATTCAATATACAGCGTTTCAGCACCCACGACGGACCGGGCATTCGTACGGTTGTGTTTTTAAAGGGATGTCCTCTGCGCTGCGAGTGGTGCTCCAATCCGGAGTCGCAGCCGCTTACAGCAAGTATCTTTTTTCATGAGGACAAATGTATCGGCTGCGGAATGTGCATGAAAGCATGTCCGAAGAATATCAGCGTGGGCATGCAGGGCCGCGACGAACGCTGTATCCATTGCGGTCTGTGCGCCAAAGCATGTCCGGCACAGGCGCTTGAGTTGATGGGGGAAGAGATGACAATTCCCGAGATTATGGCGGAAATCGACAGCGACGCGAGTTATTACCGCAATTCAGGCGGCGGTGTTACCATTTCCGGCGGGGAAGCGTTGATGCATCCGGATTTTGTATGCGAACTGGCGGACGCGGTAAAGGAAGCGGGCTATCATCTGGCGCTGGAAACGACGGGTTTTGCCAACTGGTTTATCGCCAATCGGGTATTCCAAAAGTTTGATTTGCTGCTCTATGATATTAAGCATTTAGACGATGAAAAACACAAACAGCATACGGGCGTATCTAATAAACTGATTTTGGAAAACGCGCGGCTGGCGGCAAAGGCTGGATACCCGATGGTTTTTCGGGTACCGCTTATCGGCGGGGTCAACGCTGACGAGGAGAATATCACGGCGCTGCGGGATTTTGCGCGGGAATGCGGGGTTAAGGAAGTTCATTTTCTCCCGTACCACGCGCTGGGAGAATCCAAGTACCGGCAGTTGGGCGGGGAATATACGTGCACGGCCTACCGGCCGGAGCAAGAGGTTATTGACAAACTGGCGGAAATCCTGGAGGATGCCGGCATATCCGTAAACGTAGGCGGCTGA
- a CDS encoding sugar ABC transporter substrate-binding protein, whose translation MKKVLVVVLALVLAVTAFAGCSQAPAESSAPAESSAPAESASAEAVESASAAAGKDPSEMSFGYLVQTQTTEFMLSIVDGIQTRCDELGITLTVNDADGDPSTQISQCESMIAQQMDAIIVTPVDAQACVPIIEKCNAAGIPVIGVCTTFEGDLQPDAFVGSDDNQSAELAVTALADAIGGKGKIGMIRGIAGQSSEVIRGDAAKKLLEEKYPDIEIIAEDIGNWSRDEAMTIMENWINTYGDEMVGVFAQNDEMAIGACNALENAGMTGKIQVTGIDLVADAKEYLADGRLAADVFQDGYGQGYASVDVALALINGEDFQKETWIPFELVTKDNMDEYFK comes from the coding sequence ATGAAAAAAGTATTAGTAGTAGTACTGGCACTCGTGCTCGCAGTAACAGCGTTTGCAGGTTGCTCGCAGGCACCGGCAGAATCTTCGGCACCGGCAGAATCTTCGGCGCCGGCGGAATCCGCAAGCGCGGAAGCGGTTGAATCCGCAAGCGCGGCAGCAGGCAAAGATCCCAGCGAAATGTCGTTTGGTTATCTGGTTCAGACACAGACGACGGAATTCATGCTCAGCATCGTTGACGGTATCCAGACCCGTTGTGACGAACTGGGAATCACCCTGACGGTGAACGACGCTGACGGCGATCCGTCCACGCAGATTTCACAGTGCGAATCCATGATCGCTCAGCAGATGGACGCGATCATCGTAACGCCGGTTGACGCACAGGCTTGTGTGCCGATCATTGAAAAATGTAATGCTGCTGGCATCCCGGTTATCGGCGTTTGCACAACGTTCGAAGGAGACCTCCAGCCTGATGCATTCGTTGGTTCCGACGATAACCAGTCTGCTGAGCTCGCAGTAACGGCTCTGGCTGACGCAATCGGCGGCAAAGGTAAAATCGGTATGATCCGCGGTATCGCTGGTCAGTCTTCCGAAGTTATCCGCGGCGATGCTGCGAAGAAACTGCTCGAAGAAAAATATCCTGACATCGAGATCATTGCAGAAGATATCGGAAACTGGTCCCGTGACGAAGCGATGACGATCATGGAAAACTGGATCAATACCTACGGTGACGAGATGGTAGGCGTATTTGCCCAGAACGACGAAATGGCAATCGGCGCATGCAACGCGCTTGAGAATGCTGGCATGACAGGAAAAATCCAGGTAACAGGTATCGACCTCGTAGCTGATGCAAAAGAATATCTGGCTGACGGCAGACTGGCTGCAGACGTATTCCAGGATGGTTATGGCCAGGGTTATGCGTCCGTTGACGTAGCGCTCGCTCTCATCAACGGCGAAGACTTCCAGAAAGAAACATGGATTCCTTTCGAACTCGTGACAAAGGACAACATGGACGAATACTTTAAATAA
- a CDS encoding sugar ABC transporter permease, producing the protein MVSKSNSLESNRGMTAGEIFRKYGIVLALIILIIALTVATNKFFTPNNLITILTQTSINALLAIGVTFVILTGGIDLSVGSVLAVSGVVFAMFAQVDDNGVMMYPAVVAVIMGILVGLAFGVFNGVIVAKAKVAPFIVTLGTLTIARGAALLLSNGRPVSNMAPTFKAFGSGTLGGIPYLVIVMIIVAVIAMFVLSKTKFGRYVYAVGGNEEAARASGIPASNIKMTTYIISGFICGIAGVLQSCRIVVGQPNIGQGYELDAISAVVIGGTALSGGVGKMWGTIVGAFIIGVLNNGLDLLGVSSYWQQVISGAIIIGAVLLDRTDKK; encoded by the coding sequence ATGGTTAGTAAAAGTAATTCGCTGGAATCCAACAGGGGGATGACGGCGGGAGAAATTTTCAGAAAGTATGGTATTGTACTGGCGCTTATTATTTTGATTATCGCCCTCACGGTAGCGACAAACAAATTCTTTACGCCCAACAACCTTATTACGATTCTGACACAGACATCCATTAATGCGCTGCTTGCGATCGGTGTAACGTTTGTTATCCTGACAGGCGGTATCGACCTTTCAGTCGGTTCGGTACTGGCGGTGTCCGGCGTAGTATTCGCCATGTTTGCGCAGGTGGACGATAACGGCGTTATGATGTATCCGGCTGTGGTCGCGGTAATCATGGGCATTCTGGTAGGCCTTGCTTTCGGCGTATTCAACGGCGTGATCGTGGCAAAAGCAAAAGTTGCCCCGTTTATCGTGACGCTGGGTACTCTTACGATAGCACGCGGTGCGGCACTGTTACTGTCAAACGGCCGGCCGGTATCCAATATGGCTCCGACCTTTAAAGCGTTCGGCAGCGGCACGCTGGGCGGAATCCCATATCTTGTTATTGTAATGATTATCGTAGCGGTTATCGCCATGTTCGTTCTTTCAAAGACCAAGTTCGGCCGTTATGTGTATGCGGTTGGCGGTAACGAAGAGGCGGCGCGCGCTTCCGGTATTCCGGCGTCAAACATTAAAATGACAACCTATATCATCTCCGGATTTATCTGCGGTATCGCGGGCGTGCTGCAATCCTGCCGTATCGTGGTCGGTCAGCCGAACATCGGACAAGGATATGAACTGGATGCGATCTCTGCCGTTGTTATCGGCGGCACGGCGCTTTCGGGCGGCGTTGGCAAAATGTGGGGAACGATCGTCGGCGCTTTCATCATCGGCGTACTCAACAACGGTCTTGACCTTTTGGGCGTATCCTCTTATTGGCAGCAGGTAATCAGCGGCGCGATCATCATTGGAGCAGTATTGCTCGACCGTACCGACAAAAAGTAA
- a CDS encoding putative ribose/galactose/methyl galactoside import ATP-binding protein 1, producing the protein MSSQGHLLEMKNICKTFPGVKALDSVSFELEEGEVHALMGENGAGKSTLMKILTGTYKQDVGDVVYKGEVLEKRDERLTLSKGIAIIHQELSYVPYLTIAENMFLGREIVRRGVLQQKEMNVKAAEWLKNVGVDLNPKRTMNSLMVSEQQMVEIAKAVSYDASIIVMDEPTSAITDREVENLFRVIGELKAKGVAIIYISHKMDEILRISDRVTVFRDGCLVDTFKASDVDIDQIIVAMVGRKLTDVFPDRECHPGEEMLRVEGLTRNGVFENVSFSVRRGEVVGFAGLMGAGRTETMRCIYGLDKLDNGKIFVKGKQITIRTPKDAIANGIGLVNEDRKGVGLVLPLSVKHNLTLSNVNKYFKSPIINQKRENELADKQIHDLTIKTPTRNQAVGNLSGGNQQKVVLGKILLDESDILIMDEPTRGIDIGAKAEIYQLINDLAQQGKAVIVVSSEMPELIGLSDRVIVMHEGKIRGEINQKNEIKQEKIMEYVLAQ; encoded by the coding sequence GTGAGCAGTCAAGGGCATTTACTGGAGATGAAGAATATCTGCAAAACCTTTCCGGGCGTCAAAGCGCTTGATAGCGTTTCCTTCGAACTTGAAGAAGGCGAAGTACACGCGCTGATGGGTGAGAATGGTGCAGGAAAATCCACACTGATGAAGATCCTGACCGGAACCTATAAACAGGACGTCGGCGACGTCGTTTATAAGGGTGAGGTGCTCGAAAAACGGGATGAGCGGCTTACGCTTTCCAAGGGCATAGCGATCATTCATCAGGAACTTTCTTACGTTCCCTATCTGACCATTGCCGAAAATATGTTTCTCGGCAGGGAAATCGTAAGGCGCGGCGTTCTGCAGCAAAAGGAAATGAACGTCAAGGCGGCGGAATGGTTGAAGAACGTGGGCGTAGACCTAAATCCCAAACGCACTATGAACAGCCTGATGGTGTCTGAGCAGCAGATGGTGGAAATTGCAAAAGCGGTTTCTTATGATGCGAGCATCATCGTCATGGACGAACCGACCTCGGCAATTACGGACAGGGAAGTAGAAAATCTTTTCCGCGTGATTGGTGAGCTTAAGGCAAAAGGCGTTGCAATCATTTATATCTCACATAAAATGGATGAAATTTTGCGCATCAGCGATCGCGTAACGGTGTTCCGCGACGGATGTCTCGTGGATACATTCAAGGCGAGCGACGTGGACATCGACCAGATCATCGTTGCGATGGTAGGCCGTAAGCTGACGGACGTATTTCCGGACAGGGAATGTCATCCAGGAGAAGAAATGCTGCGCGTGGAAGGACTGACGAGAAACGGCGTGTTCGAGAACGTTTCTTTCTCTGTACGGCGCGGCGAAGTCGTTGGTTTTGCAGGCCTGATGGGCGCTGGCAGGACGGAAACGATGCGTTGTATTTATGGGCTGGATAAGCTGGATAACGGCAAGATATTCGTAAAGGGGAAGCAAATCACCATCCGTACTCCTAAAGACGCGATTGCAAACGGGATCGGCCTTGTAAACGAAGACCGTAAGGGCGTGGGCCTGGTGCTTCCGCTTTCTGTTAAGCATAATTTGACGCTTTCCAACGTCAATAAATATTTTAAGTCGCCTATCATTAACCAAAAGAGGGAAAACGAACTGGCGGATAAGCAAATTCATGATCTGACTATAAAGACGCCGACGAGAAACCAAGCTGTGGGAAATCTCTCCGGCGGAAACCAGCAAAAGGTAGTTTTAGGGAAAATCCTGCTGGACGAATCGGATATCCTCATCATGGACGAACCGACAAGGGGTATCGATATTGGCGCAAAGGCGGAGATTTACCAGCTCATTAACGATTTGGCGCAGCAGGGAAAAGCGGTGATTGTGGTTTCGTCGGAAATGCCGGAGCTGATCGGGCTTTCCGATCGGGTGATCGTCATGCATGAAGGTAAAATCAGAGGCGAGATCAACCAGAAAAACGAAATAAAACAGGAAAAAATTATGGAGTATGTATTAGCTCAATAA
- a CDS encoding permease, producing MKAKRLTCATLAFANVRRKPMRTVGLAIIVAVFAFALFCGSMLTQSLKSGIESMSGRIGADLMVVPRGSGTDLQNSLLRSEPSTFYLEDDIIDGLSSIDGVAQTSPQLFIASLNAACCTVPVQLIGYDPDTDFTITPWMTNTMSEPLSSGQVVVGSLILAEPGDEVYFYGQPFQVVAKLAETGMGFDSSIFMTTDTAQHMIDLSGEKAVHPAGSGEGLVSSILIRLDADADATQVADEIIDRFPHTDVVISDDFMRNIAGELLNTSGLTLAITILLWVVAVLVLLFVFSITFNERKKEFALLGALGATRSKIVGVILCESLITTAIGTACGLLAACLILFPFQTLIATSMGLPYLTPSAGSVLVNLLVSAGISVLIGPLSCLYSAVRLSKTDTYFTIRENE from the coding sequence ATGAAAGCAAAACGACTGACCTGTGCAACGCTGGCTTTTGCAAATGTCCGGCGCAAACCAATGCGTACTGTGGGACTTGCGATCATTGTCGCCGTCTTTGCGTTTGCCCTTTTTTGCGGCAGCATGCTTACGCAAAGCCTGAAAAGCGGAATCGAAAGCATGTCCGGCCGGATTGGGGCGGACCTGATGGTCGTTCCGCGCGGCAGCGGCACGGATCTGCAAAATTCTCTTTTACGCAGCGAACCCAGCACGTTTTACCTGGAAGACGATATAATAGATGGGCTTTCCTCCATTGACGGCGTTGCGCAAACGTCTCCCCAGCTTTTTATCGCTTCCTTGAACGCTGCGTGCTGCACAGTTCCCGTACAGTTGATCGGTTATGATCCGGATACTGATTTCACGATCACGCCATGGATGACAAACACCATGTCCGAACCCTTGAGTAGCGGCCAGGTGGTGGTCGGCAGCCTGATACTCGCCGAACCGGGCGACGAGGTATATTTCTACGGCCAGCCATTCCAGGTAGTCGCCAAACTGGCGGAGACAGGTATGGGCTTCGATTCTTCCATCTTTATGACTACGGATACGGCGCAGCACATGATCGACCTGTCCGGAGAAAAGGCCGTGCATCCCGCCGGCAGCGGTGAGGGGCTGGTATCGTCCATTCTGATCCGTCTTGACGCGGATGCGGACGCTACGCAGGTCGCAGACGAAATTATCGACCGTTTCCCGCATACGGACGTGGTCATTTCCGACGATTTCATGCGCAATATCGCGGGCGAACTTTTGAATACCAGCGGTCTTACGCTTGCCATTACGATTCTTTTGTGGGTGGTCGCCGTGCTCGTATTGCTGTTCGTATTTTCCATCACCTTTAACGAACGAAAAAAAGAATTTGCCCTCTTGGGCGCGCTTGGCGCCACACGCAGCAAAATCGTGGGAGTTATCCTTTGTGAATCGCTCATTACTACAGCGATCGGAACGGCATGCGGCCTGCTCGCGGCGTGTCTCATCCTGTTTCCGTTCCAGACGCTCATCGCGACGTCCATGGGCCTTCCTTACCTGACACCCAGCGCAGGCTCCGTCCTGGTAAACCTGCTTGTGAGTGCGGGCATCTCCGTTCTCATCGGGCCGCTTTCCTGCCTTTATTCGGCAGTACGCCTGAGCAAGACGGATACATATTTCACGATAAGGGAGAATGAATGA
- a CDS encoding dehydrogenase, whose translation METVKVGVVGCGNISDIYFENIAKFENIEVYACADLMLDRAKERGAQYGCKAMSVDEIMADPQVEVILNLTIPAAHYDVDMQALNAGKHVYSEKPLAITREQGQEILETAKKKGLLVGCAPDTFLGGRLQTMSKLLDDGWIGKPIAATAFMTTFGHETWHPSPEFYYKEGAGPLFDMGPYYLTALVALLGPAKRISGATATTYKQRMITSQPLAGKIIDVEVPTHVSGTIEFENGAIATMIMSFDMWDNNLPRFEIYGTEGTMSQTDPDPLAGPDIFHGETKLRRKDASDWVDTPVPLPRLEEATPWSVIPPCFDYMENSRGLGLSDMARAIRKGGDFRANGEMAYHVLEMMHGFYDSAESGTYYEMKSTCKRPSTMPVNLPKWSMGD comes from the coding sequence ATGGAAACAGTAAAAGTTGGCGTAGTAGGATGCGGCAATATTTCGGATATTTATTTCGAAAATATTGCAAAATTCGAAAACATCGAGGTATATGCATGTGCGGACCTGATGCTTGACCGCGCGAAAGAACGCGGAGCTCAATATGGCTGCAAAGCGATGAGTGTGGATGAAATCATGGCAGACCCGCAGGTAGAGGTGATCCTCAACCTGACGATTCCGGCTGCACATTACGATGTGGATATGCAGGCTCTGAACGCAGGAAAACACGTATACAGCGAAAAGCCCCTGGCAATCACCCGTGAGCAGGGCCAGGAAATCTTAGAGACGGCAAAGAAAAAAGGCCTGCTCGTCGGCTGCGCACCGGATACGTTCCTTGGCGGCCGTCTGCAGACAATGAGTAAGCTTTTAGACGACGGCTGGATCGGCAAACCGATTGCGGCGACGGCGTTTATGACGACATTCGGGCACGAAACATGGCATCCGAGTCCGGAATTTTACTACAAGGAAGGAGCCGGTCCGCTCTTCGATATGGGACCGTATTACCTGACGGCGCTGGTTGCCCTGCTGGGACCGGCAAAACGTATCAGCGGCGCTACGGCAACAACGTATAAGCAGAGAATGATTACCAGCCAGCCCCTGGCAGGCAAGATCATCGATGTAGAGGTGCCTACGCATGTGAGCGGAACGATCGAATTTGAAAACGGCGCAATTGCCACCATGATCATGAGCTTTGACATGTGGGATAATAACCTGCCGCGTTTCGAAATCTACGGCACGGAGGGCACGATGAGCCAGACGGATCCCGATCCGCTTGCAGGACCGGATATTTTCCATGGCGAAACCAAGCTGCGCAGGAAAGATGCTTCTGACTGGGTGGATACGCCCGTACCGCTCCCGAGACTTGAGGAAGCGACGCCGTGGTCGGTTATTCCGCCCTGCTTTGATTACATGGAAAACAGTCGGGGCCTCGGTCTTTCCGACATGGCCCGCGCGATCCGCAAGGGCGGGGATTTCCGCGCAAACGGAGAAATGGCATACCATGTGCTGGAAATGATGCACGGATTCTACGATTCTGCGGAATCCGGAACATATTACGAGATGAAGAGCACGTGCAAACGGCCATCAACGATGCCTGTAAATCTTCCGAAATGGTCGATGGGCGACTGA